A stretch of the Verrucomicrobiota bacterium genome encodes the following:
- a CDS encoding helix-turn-helix transcriptional regulator: protein MPRKKKPVKDLVAVKLGQTISERRRVRKLSQERLAELAELSRAYMGCVERGEFNASLPALYRIAKALKWTMADMFLHADL, encoded by the coding sequence TAAGAAGAAGCCAGTCAAAGACCTTGTAGCAGTCAAGTTGGGGCAAACAATTTCAGAGCGTCGCAGGGTTCGCAAGCTTTCACAAGAACGACTTGCAGAATTAGCCGAACTTTCACGAGCATATATGGGATGCGTGGAACGTGGGGAATTTAACGCCAGCCTTCCAGCCCTGTATCGCATAGCAAAAGCTCTCAAATGGACGATGGCAGATATGTTTTTGCATGCTGACCTCTAA